A section of the Pseudomonas flavescens genome encodes:
- a CDS encoding APC family permease, with amino-acid sequence MSTHDKLHEHLSRGTVGFPTALASTIGLIMASPVILTATMGFGIGGSAFAVAMLIALVMMLAQSTTFAEAASILPTTGSVYDYISCGMGRFFAITGTVAAYLIVHVFAGTAETILAGVMALVNFEHLNTLADSAGGSWMLGVGFVIVFGILNAFGVSVFGKAEVLLTFGMWTTLMIFGVLGLLSAPAVALEGWFGASLVGTDLLTVLSLVGMAMFMFVGCEFVTPLAPDLRQSHKTMPRAMALGLLGVASCMFIYGAAMKRQVENVLLDEASGVHLLDTPMAIPQFAQQVMGDIGPVWLGIGFLFAGAATINTLMAGVPRIMYGMAVDGALPKVFAYLHPRFKTPLVCIAAAMLIPCAHAAYLGGNTDHIVPLILAAVCAWGTAYLLVTLSVVILRIRRPDLPRAYKSPFFPLPQIVSSVGILIGLWFIAPPGMERSDVYVPFAIMLGLTAVYALFWTVVVQKVNPFRPVPVEEILEKEFRNESGVQISESYAHASKAV; translated from the coding sequence ATGTCGACCCACGACAAACTTCATGAGCATCTGAGCCGAGGAACCGTGGGGTTTCCCACGGCCCTCGCCAGCACCATCGGGCTGATCATGGCCAGCCCGGTGATCCTCACAGCCACCATGGGCTTCGGGATCGGCGGCAGCGCTTTCGCCGTGGCGATGCTCATCGCGCTGGTGATGATGCTCGCGCAATCCACCACGTTCGCCGAGGCGGCTTCGATATTGCCCACCACCGGCTCGGTGTATGACTACATCTCCTGTGGCATGGGACGCTTCTTCGCCATTACCGGCACCGTCGCCGCCTACCTGATCGTGCATGTGTTCGCCGGGACGGCGGAAACCATCCTGGCGGGGGTCATGGCGCTGGTGAACTTCGAGCACCTCAATACTCTGGCCGACAGCGCTGGAGGCTCGTGGATGCTGGGCGTGGGATTCGTCATCGTCTTCGGCATCCTCAATGCCTTCGGTGTCAGCGTGTTCGGCAAAGCCGAGGTGTTACTCACCTTCGGGATGTGGACGACCTTGATGATCTTCGGTGTACTGGGGCTGTTGTCGGCACCGGCTGTGGCGCTCGAGGGTTGGTTTGGGGCATCACTGGTAGGCACCGATCTGCTTACCGTCCTGTCGCTGGTGGGCATGGCCATGTTCATGTTCGTCGGCTGCGAATTCGTCACCCCACTGGCTCCTGATCTGCGCCAGTCGCACAAGACCATGCCTCGGGCCATGGCTCTGGGGCTTTTGGGTGTCGCCTCCTGCATGTTCATCTATGGCGCGGCGATGAAGCGCCAGGTCGAGAACGTCCTGCTCGATGAGGCCAGCGGCGTTCATCTGCTGGATACGCCCATGGCCATTCCGCAGTTCGCTCAGCAGGTGATGGGGGATATCGGCCCGGTGTGGTTGGGTATCGGCTTTCTGTTCGCCGGGGCCGCGACCATCAATACGCTGATGGCCGGGGTGCCACGCATCATGTACGGCATGGCGGTGGATGGCGCATTGCCGAAAGTCTTCGCTTATCTGCATCCGCGCTTCAAGACGCCACTGGTGTGCATCGCCGCAGCCATGCTGATTCCCTGTGCGCATGCCGCCTACCTGGGGGGCAATACGGATCATATCGTGCCGCTGATCCTCGCCGCGGTCTGTGCCTGGGGAACCGCCTACCTGCTGGTCACCCTGTCGGTGGTGATCCTGCGCATTCGCCGCCCGGATCTGCCAAGGGCCTACAAGTCACCGTTCTTTCCGCTGCCACAGATCGTTTCCAGCGTGGGCATTCTCATCGGTCTGTGGTTCATCGCTCCGCCAGGCATGGAGCGCAGCGACGTCTACGTACCATTCGCCATCATGCTTGGCCTGACCGCCGTATACGCCCTGTTCTGGACGGTCGTGGTTCAGAAGGTCAATCCGTTCCGCCCGGTGCCGGTCGAGGAAATCCTGGAAAAGGAGTTTCGCAACGAATCGGGTGTGCAGATCAGCGAGTCCTACGCCCATGCTTCGAAGGCTGTCTGA
- a CDS encoding DUF3156 family protein, translating to MLRRLSDFFARASSPSGYRPGVTLEHVRRNLAGLGFEKLDGTRGRFDVPDAGLQFEAHERTHSELLMHLVLTDFVLSVPSCKTEQARLELRHSGAIRRAGIVAQRRVGDVQAVEAAMLADEALMGALMPLDFKRLQIVRSDGNWHVSLEHMAASEVVNRMPSFRRYIRLDDRQRGALIAALSHLQRILRRH from the coding sequence ATGCTTCGAAGGCTGTCTGATTTCTTCGCCAGGGCCAGTAGCCCCTCCGGCTATCGGCCGGGGGTAACGCTGGAGCACGTGCGTCGCAACCTGGCCGGGCTGGGCTTCGAGAAGCTGGACGGCACCCGGGGGCGTTTCGACGTTCCCGATGCGGGACTGCAGTTCGAGGCCCATGAGCGCACTCATTCGGAGCTGCTCATGCACCTGGTGCTGACCGACTTCGTGCTCAGCGTACCGTCGTGCAAAACCGAGCAGGCCAGGCTGGAGCTGCGCCACAGTGGTGCGATCAGGCGCGCCGGTATCGTTGCCCAGCGTCGCGTTGGCGATGTGCAGGCGGTGGAGGCCGCCATGCTGGCTGACGAGGCGCTCATGGGCGCCCTGATGCCGCTGGATTTCAAGCGCCTGCAGATCGTGCGCAGCGATGGCAACTGGCACGTGTCCCTGGAGCACATGGCCGCCAGTGAGGTGGTCAACCGCATGCCGAGTTTTCGCCGTTACATCCGCCTCGACGACCGCCAGCGAGGCGCGCTGATCGCCGCCCTGAGCCACCTGCAACGCATCCTGCGCAGGCATTGA
- the feaR gene encoding transcriptional regulator FeaR: protein MNGQLMAHEGLEGWQTALQAICGQFETQMAFNRSLFIGEISLQCHAGLPMAHLRTNAGLIARNSIKADHDNDQSCFLVSQRSGFSQISQDGTSIQLAPGDLLLMDSVGSCEITPFGLIEHASLSLPRHEVERVLKHAKFGKISTASPSGKMLHMLVDQLCREPESEYDQGGESEALRTAFISLLAPALSQGYKEALPADALHGANLRSYVQKIIDESLTQPNLNPVGLAGRLNISVRHLYRLFEEQNDSVCRYIQRSRLKRSAEDLSNHFLRSESITSIAYKWGFTDSAHFSRAFKKHFQLSPKEYRAMALMETAGVA from the coding sequence ATGAACGGCCAGCTCATGGCTCACGAAGGATTGGAGGGTTGGCAAACCGCCCTGCAGGCGATCTGCGGTCAGTTCGAGACCCAGATGGCGTTCAACCGATCCCTGTTCATCGGGGAAATATCGCTGCAGTGTCATGCCGGCCTGCCGATGGCCCACCTGCGTACCAATGCGGGGCTGATCGCCCGAAATTCGATCAAGGCCGATCACGACAATGACCAGAGCTGTTTTCTGGTCAGCCAGCGCAGCGGCTTTTCCCAGATTTCCCAGGATGGCACCAGCATCCAGCTGGCGCCGGGCGACCTGCTGCTGATGGATTCCGTGGGCTCCTGCGAGATCACGCCATTCGGCCTCATCGAGCATGCCTCGCTGTCCTTGCCGCGCCACGAGGTCGAGCGTGTGCTCAAGCACGCCAAGTTCGGCAAGATCAGCACCGCCAGCCCCAGCGGCAAGATGCTGCACATGCTGGTCGATCAGCTCTGCCGAGAGCCGGAAAGCGAGTATGACCAGGGGGGCGAGAGCGAGGCGCTGCGAACTGCGTTCATTTCCCTGCTGGCCCCTGCGCTGTCGCAGGGCTACAAAGAAGCCCTGCCGGCCGACGCACTGCATGGCGCCAATCTGCGCAGCTACGTGCAGAAGATCATCGACGAGTCCCTGACCCAGCCCAATCTCAATCCGGTAGGGCTGGCAGGGCGCCTGAATATCTCCGTGCGCCACCTGTATCGGCTGTTCGAAGAGCAGAACGACAGTGTTTGCCGCTATATCCAGCGCTCGCGTCTCAAGCGCAGCGCGGAAGACCTTTCCAACCACTTCCTGCGCAGCGAGTCGATCACCTCGATCGCCTACAAGTGGGGTTTCACCGACTCGGCGCACTTCAGCCGTGCCTTCAAGAAGCACTTCCAGTTGTCGCCCAAGGAATATCGCGCCATGGCGCTGATGGAGACTGCAGGCGTCGCCTGA
- a CDS encoding SDR family oxidoreductase, translating into MNHDFSGRHVLVTGGAQGIGAAIVEGFARAGAEVLIVDLDLPTAQRVAQRLGAEGHSVTARGLDLVDREATLQLLGNLAQLDILVHNAGYFPLTALADIDAQTLERTLAVNLSALFWLTQGALPLFTQRGSGCVLVTSSVTGPRVAYPGLSHYAASKAGVNGFIRSAALELAKQGVRVNGVEPGMIRTPAMDNLGDAQLAARIAAAVPLGRLGEPEDIAGAMLFLASDAARYITGQTIIVDGGATLPETLATLCA; encoded by the coding sequence ATGAATCATGACTTCAGCGGGCGCCACGTACTGGTCACCGGGGGCGCTCAGGGAATCGGCGCGGCCATCGTCGAGGGCTTCGCCCGTGCTGGCGCCGAGGTGCTGATCGTCGACCTCGATCTGCCGACGGCACAACGTGTCGCGCAGCGCCTGGGCGCAGAGGGCCATAGCGTCACGGCACGCGGGCTCGATCTCGTCGATCGCGAGGCGACTCTGCAGTTGCTGGGCAACCTCGCGCAGCTCGACATACTGGTACATAACGCAGGCTACTTTCCGCTGACAGCACTCGCCGATATCGATGCGCAAACGCTGGAACGCACCCTGGCCGTCAATCTCAGCGCGCTGTTCTGGCTGACCCAGGGCGCTCTGCCACTGTTCACCCAGCGAGGCAGCGGCTGCGTACTGGTCACCTCATCGGTGACCGGCCCCCGCGTGGCCTATCCCGGGCTCAGCCATTACGCCGCCTCCAAGGCTGGGGTCAACGGCTTCATCCGCAGCGCCGCTCTGGAGCTGGCCAAGCAGGGTGTGAGGGTCAATGGTGTCGAGCCGGGCATGATCCGTACCCCGGCGATGGATAATCTGGGCGACGCCCAACTCGCCGCCCGTATCGCTGCGGCGGTTCCACTGGGGCGCCTGGGCGAGCCGGAGGACATCGCCGGCGCCATGCTGTTTCTCGCCTCGGACGCTGCGCGCTATATCACCGGGCAGACCATCATCGTCGATGGCGGCGCTACCTTGCCGGAAACCCTGGCGACCCTTTGCGCATGA
- a CDS encoding SDR family NAD(P)-dependent oxidoreductase, with amino-acid sequence MAMTRTVVITGAGTGIGEACARQLAGEGANLVLIGRRAEPLQRVAEETGGLVLVGDAASSETWAGFIGRIRERFGGVDALLACAGGHGLGSVTDTDDATWQAALRSNLDSAFYSARACLPLLIERRGGIVLLGSIASLAAGPEVCGYTTAKHALLGLNRSLANDYGAVGVRVNCVCPGWVRTPMADAEMQPLMQHHGDDLDAAYARVCANVPLRRPATPDEIANVCRFLISDQASIITGACIVADGGSSIVDVPTLAFANMGITT; translated from the coding sequence ATGGCGATGACTAGAACCGTCGTCATCACCGGAGCTGGCACGGGGATAGGCGAAGCCTGCGCCCGTCAGTTGGCGGGCGAAGGCGCCAATCTGGTTCTGATCGGCCGACGCGCCGAGCCGCTGCAGCGGGTCGCCGAGGAAACCGGTGGCCTGGTGCTGGTCGGCGACGCGGCCAGCAGCGAAACCTGGGCAGGCTTCATCGGACGAATTCGCGAGCGCTTCGGCGGTGTCGACGCCCTGCTGGCCTGCGCCGGCGGGCACGGTCTGGGTAGTGTGACCGATACGGACGACGCGACCTGGCAAGCGGCACTGCGCAGTAACCTGGATAGCGCCTTCTATAGCGCCAGGGCGTGCCTGCCCCTGTTGATCGAGCGGCGCGGCGGCATCGTGCTGCTGGGTTCCATCGCCTCCCTCGCTGCAGGCCCCGAGGTCTGCGGCTACACCACGGCCAAGCACGCGCTGCTCGGCCTCAACCGCTCCCTGGCGAACGATTACGGCGCCGTTGGCGTTCGGGTCAACTGCGTCTGCCCGGGCTGGGTGCGCACGCCGATGGCCGATGCGGAAATGCAGCCACTGATGCAGCACCATGGCGATGATCTGGATGCCGCCTATGCCCGCGTGTGTGCCAACGTTCCGCTGCGACGCCCTGCCACACCCGATGAAATCGCCAATGTCTGCCGTTTCCTGATCAGCGACCAGGCATCGATCATCACCGGAGCCTGCATCGTCGCCGACGGTGGCTCGAGCATCGTCGACGTGCCGACGCTCGCCTTCGCCAATATGGGGATCACCACATGA